The proteins below are encoded in one region of Halalkalicoccus jeotgali B3:
- a CDS encoding NfeD family protein, whose product MVEILGQSLPLVLLVAGVLLAVAEALAPGAHLIVLGVALVVAGLVGLALGPFIGGSALAIALAATVLLVGGVSLFAYRELDIYGGKGAGQTSDSDSLRGRTGRVTERVTPSDGEVKLTGGFNPYYTARSIDGTIEVGEEVFVIDPGGGNVLTVESMGVVEDEIDRELDLGRVTDDEREPEYDLDG is encoded by the coding sequence ATGGTCGAGATCCTCGGGCAGTCGTTGCCGCTCGTCCTCCTGGTCGCCGGCGTGTTGCTGGCGGTCGCGGAGGCGCTCGCGCCGGGGGCTCATCTGATCGTCCTCGGGGTCGCGCTGGTCGTCGCGGGGCTCGTCGGACTGGCACTCGGACCCTTCATCGGGGGCAGCGCCCTCGCAATCGCGCTGGCGGCGACGGTCCTCCTCGTGGGTGGCGTCTCCCTGTTCGCCTACCGCGAACTCGACATCTACGGCGGGAAGGGAGCCGGGCAGACCAGCGATTCGGACTCGCTCAGGGGACGGACGGGTCGGGTCACCGAACGGGTCACACCGAGCGACGGTGAAGTCAAACTCACCGGCGGGTTCAATCCGTACTACACCGCCCGGTCGATCGACGGCACCATCGAGGTGGGCGAGGAGGTGTTCGTCATCGACCCCGGCGGTGGGAACGTCCTCACGGTCGAATCGATGGGCGTCGTCGAGGACGAGATCGACCGCGAACTCGACCTCGGGCGGGTGACCGACGACGAACGTGAACCCGAATACGACCTCGACGGGTAG
- the pyk gene encoding pyruvate kinase, protein MRNAKIVCTLGPASDDRRTIRELADAGMSVARLNASHGTVEDRAELIDLVREIDETTDDPLAVMLDTQGPEIRTAPLEEPTELETGSRVRFVEGEDATPQQVGLSNPITGVEPGDRVLLDDGRIETTVEELEGDTVIARVESGGPLPGRKGVNVPGVELDLEVVTEKDRRDLQLAAEKEVDFVAASFVRDAEDVYEVGATLEEFGDPLPIVSKIERAGAVENLQGIVEASYGVMVARGDLGVECPMEDVPMIQKRIIRACRDAGAPVITATEMLDSMVHSRRPTRAEASDVANAVLDGTDAVMLSGETAIGDHPVRVVETMGSIVRQVERSTEYDELRESRVPAPSDSRTEALARAARYLARDLDASAVVAASESGYTARKMAKYRPGVPVIASTPTERVRRQLALSWGVSAQYAPFTDEGPNAVIDNAVNAALDSGVADSGDTVVVLSGMMSEIEGAGTTNMLKVHVAAETLETGTGVVSGRTSGPVVHTEDGDLAGVEPGAILSLPAGFDGEFTGELSRVGAIVDARSGMTGYPAMIARELGIPMVSGADLTEVPDGTTVTVDAERGVIYEGELASPTERREIDAPDWAGGR, encoded by the coding sequence ATGAGAAACGCGAAGATCGTCTGTACGCTGGGGCCGGCCTCGGACGACCGGCGCACGATCCGCGAGCTGGCCGACGCGGGGATGTCGGTCGCGCGCTTGAACGCGAGCCACGGGACCGTCGAGGACCGCGCGGAGCTGATCGATCTCGTGAGGGAGATCGACGAGACCACCGACGACCCACTGGCGGTCATGCTCGACACGCAGGGTCCGGAGATCCGCACCGCACCCCTCGAGGAGCCGACCGAACTCGAAACCGGCTCCCGCGTGCGCTTCGTCGAGGGCGAGGACGCCACCCCCCAGCAAGTGGGTCTCTCGAACCCGATCACCGGGGTCGAGCCGGGTGACCGGGTGTTGCTCGACGACGGCCGGATCGAGACGACCGTCGAGGAACTCGAGGGCGATACCGTCATTGCACGCGTCGAGAGCGGCGGGCCGCTCCCGGGTCGCAAGGGGGTCAACGTGCCGGGCGTGGAGCTCGATCTGGAGGTCGTCACCGAAAAGGACCGCCGGGACCTGCAACTCGCCGCCGAAAAGGAGGTTGATTTCGTCGCCGCCTCGTTCGTCCGGGACGCAGAAGACGTCTACGAGGTCGGCGCGACCCTCGAAGAGTTCGGCGACCCGCTCCCTATCGTCTCGAAGATCGAGCGCGCCGGGGCCGTCGAGAACCTCCAGGGGATCGTCGAGGCCTCCTACGGCGTGATGGTCGCCCGGGGCGACCTGGGGGTCGAGTGCCCGATGGAGGACGTCCCGATGATCCAGAAACGCATCATCCGGGCGTGTCGGGACGCGGGCGCGCCCGTCATCACGGCCACGGAGATGCTCGACTCGATGGTCCACTCCCGGCGTCCCACCCGCGCGGAGGCCTCAGACGTGGCAAACGCCGTGCTCGACGGCACCGACGCGGTGATGCTTTCGGGCGAGACCGCCATCGGGGACCACCCCGTCCGCGTGGTCGAGACGATGGGCAGCATCGTCCGGCAGGTCGAGCGAAGCACCGAGTACGACGAACTACGCGAGAGCCGCGTCCCCGCCCCCAGCGACTCCCGGACCGAGGCGCTTGCCCGTGCGGCGCGCTATCTCGCCCGGGACCTCGACGCGAGCGCCGTCGTCGCGGCCAGCGAGTCGGGCTACACCGCCCGGAAGATGGCCAAATACCGGCCGGGCGTACCCGTCATCGCCTCGACGCCCACCGAGCGAGTCCGTCGACAGCTCGCGCTGTCGTGGGGTGTCAGCGCTCAGTACGCGCCCTTCACCGACGAGGGACCGAACGCCGTCATCGACAACGCCGTCAACGCGGCGCTCGATTCGGGCGTCGCAGACAGCGGCGACACAGTGGTGGTGCTCTCGGGGATGATGAGCGAGATCGAGGGCGCGGGCACGACGAACATGCTGAAGGTCCACGTCGCCGCGGAAACCCTCGAAACGGGTACGGGCGTCGTCTCCGGGCGGACCAGCGGGCCCGTCGTCCACACCGAAGACGGCGACCTCGCGGGCGTCGAGCCGGGAGCGATCCTCAGCCTCCCCGCGGGGTTCGACGGGGAGTTCACGGGCGAGCTTTCGAGGGTCGGGGCGATCGTCGATGCGCGCTCCGGGATGACGGGCTACCCCGCGATGATCGCGCGCGAACTGGGCATTCCGATGGTCAGCGGGGCGGACCTGACGGAGGTCCCCGACGGGACGACGGTGACCGTCGACGCCGAGCGGGGCGTGATCTACGAGGGCGAACTCGCGAGCCCGACCGAACGCCGCGAGATCGACGCCCCTGACTGGGCGGGAGGGCGGTGA
- a CDS encoding DUF7312 domain-containing protein, which translates to MASDDGDREWQYAVDEVGEDADPEDDRRRIEPESVTPENALFVLVGVLLAIGALAYGLGLI; encoded by the coding sequence ATGGCGAGCGACGACGGCGATCGGGAGTGGCAGTACGCCGTCGACGAGGTCGGCGAGGACGCCGACCCGGAAGACGACCGGCGCCGGATCGAACCCGAGTCGGTAACCCCCGAGAACGCGCTGTTCGTACTCGTCGGCGTGCTCCTCGCGATCGGTGCGCTCGCCTACGGGCTTGGACTTATCTGA
- a CDS encoding DMT family transporter, with product MGVPEVNSAVVFGSLTMVSWGIWIVVGNAASESMDPRTAAAVSYLVATFLAVGFVIVSGASLVVTPRGGALAGVAGLFAGIGFVSMYVGLSRGSTTVVSTLGAMYFVVAAFIGMAALGDEITTTRIAGLLLAGVAVVLVAQ from the coding sequence ATGGGAGTCCCTGAGGTAAATTCGGCTGTGGTATTCGGATCGCTGACGATGGTTTCGTGGGGGATCTGGATCGTCGTGGGGAACGCTGCCTCAGAATCCATGGACCCGAGGACGGCTGCTGCGGTCTCGTATCTCGTCGCAACTTTCCTTGCAGTCGGGTTCGTTATCGTATCAGGTGCCTCGCTGGTTGTCACGCCACGAGGCGGGGCGCTCGCTGGCGTGGCTGGATTGTTCGCCGGAATCGGCTTCGTCTCGATGTACGTCGGTCTCTCACGTGGCTCAACGACAGTCGTTTCGACTCTCGGTGCCATGTATTTCGTCGTCGCAGCGTTCATCGGGATGGCCGCGCTCGGAGACGAAATCACCACGACGAGAATTGCAGGACTCCTGCTCGCGGGTGTCGCTGTCGTCCTCGTAGCGCAATAA
- the metG gene encoding methionine--tRNA ligase: MSHDEYPTDHPAVVTCGLPYANGDLHIGHLRTYVSGDTLARSLRRLGQQTAFVSGSDMHGTPVAVNAEREGITPEEFALEYHEEYAETFPEFGVEFDNYGHTHDETNTELTREFVREWIDNGHVYEKEIQVAWDPEVDQPLPDRYVEGTCPYCGEKARGDECDEGCQRHLEPGEIEDPTSTLTGNPAEYRTREHEFLRLSDFQEYLKGFLGRLEGTDNAKNQPKEWVEGELQDLCITRDMDWGIEYPEEGKEDLVLYVWVDAPIEYVASTKQYTERVGEEVFDWAEPWKEGDGELIHVIGRDIIQHHTVFWPSMLRGADYNEPRAVMASGFVNLDGKAFSTSRNRAIWADDYLAEGFDPDLLRYYLVTTGGFQQDVDFSWERFQERVNGELVGNFGNFVYRSLLFAHRNFEGTPSADVSEEVRTEINAAMEAFRRDLNEYSLREASQAGIRLSRFGNEYIQRNEPWKLVDEDPEEAARVIRDCVQLAKAAAVLLEPILPHAAERLWAQFGEAESVHDTRLEDSLEAPPTEFGEPEALFEKVEDERVTELNEKLQERVAAASAAASSEDEDTGGETDEDTSGLESLAEERIGFEEFQELDIRVGEIELAEGIEGADDLARLEVDIGVETRQIVAGIKRLHDLEELPGTRVVILANLEPAELFGVESNGMVLAAGEDADLLTTLGDSDPGTKVR, translated from the coding sequence ATGAGCCACGACGAGTACCCGACGGACCATCCTGCGGTGGTAACGTGCGGGTTGCCCTACGCCAACGGCGACCTGCACATCGGCCACCTGCGGACGTACGTCAGCGGGGACACCCTCGCGCGCTCGCTGCGACGACTGGGCCAGCAGACGGCGTTCGTCTCCGGGTCGGACATGCACGGCACTCCTGTGGCGGTGAACGCCGAGCGGGAGGGAATCACTCCAGAGGAGTTCGCCCTCGAATACCACGAGGAGTACGCCGAGACGTTCCCCGAGTTCGGCGTCGAGTTCGACAACTACGGCCACACCCACGACGAGACGAACACCGAACTCACCCGGGAGTTCGTCCGCGAGTGGATCGACAACGGGCACGTCTACGAGAAGGAGATCCAGGTCGCGTGGGACCCCGAAGTGGATCAGCCCCTCCCCGATCGATACGTCGAGGGGACCTGTCCCTACTGCGGCGAGAAGGCCCGCGGCGACGAGTGCGACGAGGGCTGTCAACGCCACCTCGAACCCGGCGAGATCGAAGACCCCACCAGCACCCTGACCGGCAACCCGGCCGAGTACCGCACCCGCGAACACGAGTTCCTCCGGCTCTCGGACTTTCAGGAGTACCTGAAGGGCTTTCTCGGTCGCTTGGAAGGCACCGATAACGCCAAGAACCAGCCAAAGGAGTGGGTCGAGGGCGAGCTTCAGGACCTCTGTATCACCCGTGACATGGACTGGGGGATCGAGTACCCCGAGGAGGGCAAGGAGGACCTCGTGCTGTACGTCTGGGTCGACGCGCCCATCGAGTACGTCGCCAGTACGAAACAGTACACCGAGCGAGTGGGTGAGGAGGTCTTCGACTGGGCCGAACCGTGGAAGGAGGGCGACGGGGAGTTGATCCACGTCATCGGACGGGACATCATCCAGCACCACACCGTCTTCTGGCCCTCGATGCTCCGGGGAGCGGACTACAACGAGCCCCGGGCGGTGATGGCGAGTGGCTTCGTCAACCTGGACGGAAAGGCGTTCTCGACCTCGCGAAACCGTGCGATCTGGGCCGACGACTACCTCGCCGAGGGATTCGACCCCGATCTGCTCAGGTACTACCTCGTGACCACCGGCGGGTTCCAGCAGGACGTCGACTTCTCCTGGGAGCGTTTCCAGGAGCGGGTCAACGGCGAGCTCGTGGGCAACTTCGGGAACTTCGTCTACCGGTCGCTGCTCTTCGCCCACCGGAACTTCGAGGGCACGCCCTCGGCCGACGTCAGCGAGGAGGTGCGTACGGAGATCAACGCCGCGATGGAGGCCTTCCGACGGGACCTCAACGAGTACTCGCTGCGGGAGGCCAGTCAGGCTGGGATCCGGCTCTCGCGCTTTGGCAACGAGTACATCCAGCGCAACGAGCCCTGGAAGCTCGTCGACGAGGACCCCGAGGAGGCTGCACGGGTGATCCGCGACTGCGTCCAGTTGGCGAAGGCCGCCGCCGTCCTCCTCGAACCGATCCTTCCACACGCCGCAGAACGCCTCTGGGCACAGTTCGGCGAGGCAGAGTCGGTCCACGACACTCGACTCGAGGACTCTCTCGAGGCCCCACCCACGGAGTTCGGCGAACCCGAGGCGCTGTTCGAGAAGGTCGAGGACGAGCGCGTCACGGAGCTCAACGAGAAGCTCCAAGAACGCGTCGCCGCCGCGAGCGCGGCCGCGAGTTCGGAGGACGAGGACACCGGTGGCGAGACGGATGAGGACACGAGCGGCCTCGAATCGCTCGCCGAGGAGCGAATCGGCTTCGAGGAGTTCCAAGAGCTCGATATCCGCGTCGGCGAAATCGAACTCGCCGAGGGGATCGAGGGGGCGGACGACCTTGCCCGCCTCGAAGTGGATATCGGCGTCGAAACCCGACAGATCGTCGCCGGCATCAAGCGCCTACACGATCTAGAGGAACTGCCCGGAACGCGGGTCGTGATCCTGGCCAATCTGGAGCCCGCCGAGCTGTTCGGCGTCGAGAGCAACGGCATGGTACTCGCAGCGGGCGAGGACGCGGACCTGCTGACGACACTTGGCGACAGCGATCCGGGGACGAAGGTCAGGTGA